The following proteins are co-located in the Bacillus carboniphilus genome:
- a CDS encoding DinB family protein, which produces MDTYCKSALNQIGICVQTVVEIMRNLTEDDLLRRPTPNKYSVGELLEHLATICEADWKISNEATWEEMDEYYATLSYKTIQEIERGLFQNYESLIGNYRNLSEADLQTTTTSYWGVRYTRYEWLLEIVAHMYHHSGQLHAMMVHVLGKDPQIMLFE; this is translated from the coding sequence ATGGATACATATTGTAAAAGTGCTTTAAACCAAATAGGAATTTGTGTACAGACAGTAGTCGAAATAATGAGGAATCTTACAGAAGACGACCTATTGAGACGACCTACACCAAATAAATACTCCGTGGGTGAGCTACTTGAGCATTTAGCCACCATCTGTGAGGCAGATTGGAAAATTTCTAATGAGGCGACTTGGGAAGAAATGGATGAGTATTACGCAACCCTTTCTTATAAAACTATACAAGAAATTGAACGGGGACTCTTTCAAAACTATGAATCTCTTATAGGCAACTATAGAAATCTATCAGAGGCTGACCTACAGACAACAACAACTTCCTATTGGGGAGTGAGGTACACTAGGTATGAGTGGTTATTAGAAATAGTGGCTCATATGTATCACCATAGTGGCCAGCTACACGCAATGATGGTACATGTTTTGGGAAAAGATCCACAGATTATGTTGTTTGAATAA
- a CDS encoding 5'-methylthioadenosine/adenosylhomocysteine nucleosidase: MKKIGIMGALQVEIDILLEKMDAHEKRTVAGFPFYCGKLYGNEVIITCCGVGKVNAAACTQALIDKFGVNYIINTGIAGSIRSEIRVCDVVISSDVTHHDVRKDQMTSLFPFQEVFQANGELIQMAKEACMSTLEKNKHHIGRIVSGEAFVSTTQLKNDIKEAYQPACVEMEGSAIGHVAFLNDVPFVVIRSISDNADEEAEMSFEAFEEIAAHQSAGVVLEMVKQMNLSEGYVKRS, translated from the coding sequence ATGAAGAAAATCGGTATTATGGGTGCTTTGCAGGTTGAAATTGATATATTACTAGAAAAAATGGACGCCCATGAAAAAAGAACAGTGGCAGGTTTTCCATTCTACTGTGGGAAATTGTATGGGAATGAAGTAATCATAACTTGTTGTGGAGTCGGAAAGGTCAATGCTGCAGCCTGTACCCAAGCTTTAATAGATAAATTCGGAGTAAATTATATAATCAATACCGGAATTGCAGGGAGCATTAGAAGCGAAATAAGGGTTTGTGATGTAGTGATTTCTTCAGATGTAACTCATCACGATGTACGAAAAGATCAGATGACGAGCTTGTTCCCTTTTCAAGAGGTTTTTCAAGCAAACGGTGAACTGATTCAGATGGCAAAAGAGGCATGCATGTCAACACTTGAGAAAAACAAACATCATATTGGGCGAATTGTAAGTGGGGAAGCCTTTGTGAGCACTACCCAGTTAAAGAACGACATTAAAGAAGCCTACCAACCGGCTTGTGTTGAAATGGAGGGTTCTGCCATTGGGCATGTGGCATTTCTAAACGATGTACCATTTGTCGTCATTCGAAGTATCTCGGACAATGCAGACGAAGAAGCTGAAATGTCATTTGAGGCTTTTGAAGAAATAGCGGCCCATCAATCAGCCGGCGTTGTTTTAGAAATGGTGAAACAGATGAACTTATCTGAAGGTTATGTGAAGAGAAGTTGA